One window from the genome of Deinococcus aerolatus encodes:
- a CDS encoding WD40 repeat domain-containing protein, with product MNIPALLTLALLWGQGLPASAAAAPAAAHRPSMQRATLQAPATLPEQRPSRNLQVSSSYAGALAFSPDGWWLVTGSGEGIIQWWPAVARPNVQTRGPSLRLPGAVTALAFNSGGDRLAAIGGDGRVRVWALPGRVLLHTLDPQTYYVTALAFSPDGQMLATAGGDNTRQPGSGNSVRLWDLDNGRVQGTLRGHADVVTALAFDPTGRTLVTGSRDRTVRLWDVAGRLPLRTLGQHGDDVSAVAFSPDGQTVASGSQDTSARLWAVQDGRVRGELRAPGGAVHALAFSPDGQQLLTGAQDGRTWLWNVQGRTLVSILGRHNDPVRSLAFSPDGRTAAAAGGRDRRVLLWSLAPSLR from the coding sequence ATGAACATCCCCGCCTTGTTGACCCTGGCCCTGTTGTGGGGACAGGGTCTGCCCGCCTCTGCTGCGGCCGCCCCGGCTGCCGCCCACCGGCCGTCCATGCAGAGGGCCACGCTTCAGGCCCCGGCCACCCTGCCCGAACAGCGGCCCAGCCGCAACTTGCAGGTGAGCAGCAGCTACGCCGGCGCCTTGGCCTTTAGCCCGGACGGTTGGTGGCTGGTCACCGGCAGCGGCGAGGGGATAATCCAGTGGTGGCCTGCGGTGGCCCGTCCCAACGTCCAGACGCGCGGCCCCAGCCTGCGTCTGCCGGGGGCCGTCACGGCGCTGGCCTTCAATTCCGGTGGGGACCGGCTGGCCGCCATCGGCGGTGATGGGCGCGTGCGGGTGTGGGCCCTTCCCGGCCGCGTTCTGCTGCACACGCTGGACCCGCAGACCTATTACGTCACGGCGCTGGCCTTCAGCCCGGACGGCCAGATGCTGGCGACGGCGGGCGGCGACAACACCCGGCAACCGGGTTCCGGCAACAGCGTCCGGCTGTGGGACCTGGACAATGGGCGCGTGCAGGGCACCCTGCGCGGTCACGCCGATGTGGTGACCGCGCTAGCCTTTGACCCCACGGGCCGGACCCTGGTGACCGGCAGCCGGGACCGCACGGTGCGGCTGTGGGACGTGGCCGGGCGCCTGCCGCTGCGGACGCTGGGGCAGCACGGGGATGACGTGAGCGCCGTGGCCTTCAGCCCGGACGGCCAGACAGTGGCCAGCGGCAGCCAGGACACCAGCGCCCGGCTGTGGGCGGTGCAGGACGGACGAGTGCGGGGCGAGTTGCGTGCCCCGGGCGGCGCGGTCCATGCCCTGGCCTTCTCCCCGGACGGTCAGCAGCTACTGACAGGGGCACAAGATGGGCGGACGTGGCTATGGAACGTGCAGGGCAGGACGCTGGTTTCTATCCTGGGCCGCCACAACGACCCTGTGCGGTCGCTGGCCTTCAGTCCGGACGGGCGGACCGCCGCCGCCGCTGGGGGCCGGGACCGCCGTGTGCTGTTGTGGTCACTGGCGCCCAGCCTGCGCTGA
- a CDS encoding NHL repeat-containing protein: MKRRATAKPMLLGAALLLCSCSALPPGGALALGTTQTTSQQAIRPSFAARDTAAQADGRTVVFGHRGADYVMARYLAGGQPDPSFGGSGEVRLPRTAPGGAAEIFRLTVQAGGGLLALGGTTVLRVLPDGRPDPAFGQGGRVTAALPAAPQALAALPDGRVLVAGGTRALSPDPAAPASALVLTRLLPGGAPDPGFGVGGQVVTALDASASAFSVWPLADGGALVGGTALSFEGGTYSRWVVVRYTAGGALDPAFGDGGVATVRGDRFAATRPSSLAVDASGRVLSAGHLSSGVCTLDRLLPSGQRDPAWAYEAASELRVLPDGNAVGGAGAGTPDVSLALLPGGGAALGGCAQFTPDASGQDQVQPVLARLGPDGSPDLTLGSQGFQTVPDSARASTTPGGGLLVGLDPVSEIDP; the protein is encoded by the coding sequence ATGAAACGACGCGCCACCGCAAAACCCATGCTGCTCGGCGCCGCGCTGCTGCTGTGCAGTTGTTCGGCGTTGCCCCCTGGGGGAGCCCTGGCCCTCGGCACGACCCAGACCACGTCCCAGCAGGCCATCCGGCCCAGCTTTGCGGCGCGGGATACGGCCGCGCAGGCTGACGGCCGGACCGTGGTGTTCGGCCACAGGGGTGCCGATTACGTCATGGCGCGTTATCTGGCGGGTGGACAGCCTGATCCCAGCTTCGGCGGTTCAGGCGAGGTGCGGCTGCCCCGGACGGCTCCGGGCGGCGCAGCTGAGATCTTTCGGCTGACCGTGCAGGCCGGCGGCGGGCTGCTGGCGCTGGGCGGCACCACCGTGCTGCGGGTGCTGCCGGACGGGCGCCCCGATCCTGCCTTCGGGCAGGGCGGCCGGGTCACTGCCGCCCTGCCCGCCGCTCCCCAGGCGCTGGCGGCCCTGCCGGACGGCCGCGTGCTGGTGGCCGGCGGCACCCGCGCCCTGTCGCCGGACCCGGCTGCTCCCGCCTCGGCCCTGGTGCTGACGCGGCTGTTGCCGGGCGGCGCCCCGGACCCTGGGTTCGGCGTGGGCGGTCAGGTGGTCACCGCGCTGGACGCCTCGGCCTCGGCCTTCAGCGTGTGGCCGCTGGCGGACGGCGGCGCGCTGGTCGGCGGCACGGCGCTGTCGTTTGAGGGCGGCACCTACAGCCGCTGGGTGGTGGTGCGCTACACCGCAGGCGGCGCCCTGGACCCGGCCTTCGGTGACGGCGGCGTGGCAACGGTGCGCGGGGACCGTTTTGCCGCCACCCGGCCCAGCAGCCTGGCCGTGGACGCCTCGGGCCGGGTGCTGTCTGCCGGCCACCTGAGCAGCGGCGTCTGCACGCTGGACCGGCTGCTGCCTTCCGGCCAGCGCGATCCGGCCTGGGCCTACGAGGCCGCCAGCGAGCTGCGCGTTCTACCGGACGGCAACGCGGTGGGCGGCGCGGGTGCCGGCACCCCGGACGTCTCGCTGGCCCTGTTGCCCGGCGGCGGGGCGGCGCTGGGCGGCTGCGCGCAGTTTACCCCCGACGCCTCGGGGCAGGATCAGGTTCAGCCGGTGCTGGCCCGCCTGGGGCCGGATGGCAGCCCGGACCTCACCCTCGGCAGTCAGGGCTTCCAGACTGTGCCCGACAGTGCCCGCGCCAGCACCACCCCCGGCGGAGGTCTGCTGGTGGGCCTCGACCCGGTGTCCGAAATTGACCCGTGA
- a CDS encoding transglutaminase-like domain-containing protein, with translation MTQQGSAPHTHRTADSAVFERPVRVRAGFSLTFEVPYPTPMLFVVQPGDRLEPTGTRQRIIDARPLGAASGIHTYTDSHGNVVWRTVAQPGTFTIGHDLIAEITRNPDPVLPHLKKTMVEHLPDETIQYLLPSRYVDSDVISAEAWDRFGHISGGWAQVQAISDFLFDECAYGYGSNSTTSAKQALDSRRAVCRDFAHMGVAFCRALNIPARYVCGYMPDIDIVPDPVPMDFHAWFEAYLDGQWRTFDARHNKPRAGRVLIAQGRDASDVAFSTTFGSARLTHMKVWADETDAGNTLDIPPNPRMF, from the coding sequence ATGACACAGCAAGGCAGCGCCCCACACACCCACAGAACCGCGGACTCTGCCGTTTTCGAACGCCCCGTCCGGGTGCGCGCAGGCTTCTCGCTCACCTTTGAAGTGCCCTATCCCACCCCGATGCTGTTCGTGGTGCAGCCGGGAGATCGCCTGGAACCCACCGGCACCCGCCAGCGCATCATCGACGCCCGCCCGCTGGGCGCGGCCTCGGGTATCCACACCTACACCGACAGCCACGGCAACGTGGTGTGGCGCACGGTGGCGCAGCCCGGCACCTTCACCATCGGGCATGACCTGATCGCGGAGATCACGCGCAACCCCGATCCGGTGCTGCCGCACCTGAAAAAGACCATGGTGGAGCACCTGCCCGACGAGACCATCCAGTACCTGCTGCCCAGCCGCTACGTCGACAGCGACGTGATCAGCGCCGAGGCCTGGGACCGCTTCGGACACATCTCGGGCGGGTGGGCGCAGGTGCAGGCCATCAGCGATTTCCTGTTTGACGAGTGCGCCTACGGCTACGGCTCCAACAGCACCACGTCAGCCAAGCAGGCGCTGGATAGCCGCCGCGCGGTGTGCCGTGACTTCGCACACATGGGCGTGGCCTTCTGCCGGGCGCTGAATATTCCGGCACGCTATGTCTGCGGCTATATGCCCGACATCGACATCGTGCCGGACCCCGTGCCGATGGACTTCCACGCGTGGTTCGAGGCCTATCTCGATGGCCAGTGGCGCACCTTCGACGCCCGCCACAACAAGCCGCGTGCGGGCCGCGTGCTGATCGCGCAGGGCCGCGACGCCAGCGACGTGGCCTTTTCCACCACCTTCGGCAGCGCCCGCCTGACCCATATGAAGGTCTGGGCTGACGAGACCGATGCCGGAAACACGCTGGACATCCCGCCGAATCCCCGTATGTTCTAG
- a CDS encoding thioredoxin domain-containing protein, which translates to MNRLAEESSPYLRQHADNPVEWWPWGEAAFAQARARGVPLLLSVGYSTCHWCHVMAHESFEDAATAAYMNEHFVNVKVDREERPDVDAVYMAATQAMTGQGGWPMTVFLTPDAEPFYAGTYFPPRDGHGLPSFMRVMGSVVHAWTGDREKIIANAQALTAHVREAGRPRPVEGELRADVLDSGLERAVANLRRVYDDVQGGFGGAPRFPAPTTLDFLLTRPEGRSMALHTLRQMARGGLTDQLGGGFHRYSVDAEWRVPHFEKMLYDNAQLVRTLLRAYQVSGDAEFARLARTTLSYLEREMLHGGGGFFSAQDADTGGVEGLTFTWTPDEVRAVLGEGEDAALLMAHLGITDGGNFLDPHRPEHGRRSVPFVAHSVAELAALHGDSEDRIGMRLEGLKNRLHAARQTREQPGTDDKVLTSWNGLALAAFADAARILQEPPSLREHYLEVARRNADFIRTELRLPDGTLRHVWGEGGAKVEGLLEDHALYGLGLVALFQAGGDVAHLEWARELWDTVRRDFWNEDAGVFMASGGRAETLLTRQAPGFDSAVLSDNAAAALLALWMDRYFAEPDAEALARRTVQSFQADMLAASGGFGGLWQAAAFLAAPHSEVAIIGTPEERRPLEEVAAGVFLPFTALAFTGEGGDLPVLQDRPGGMGYVCRNRACGLPTRDAAQFRRQLEGLAAGKG; encoded by the coding sequence ATGAACCGCCTTGCCGAGGAATCCAGTCCCTACCTGCGCCAGCATGCCGACAACCCGGTGGAGTGGTGGCCCTGGGGCGAGGCCGCGTTTGCCCAGGCGCGGGCGCGTGGCGTGCCGCTGCTGCTGTCGGTGGGCTACTCCACCTGCCACTGGTGCCATGTCATGGCCCATGAGAGCTTTGAGGACGCGGCCACAGCCGCCTACATGAATGAACATTTCGTCAACGTCAAGGTGGACCGCGAGGAGCGTCCCGACGTGGACGCCGTGTACATGGCTGCCACCCAGGCCATGACCGGACAGGGCGGCTGGCCCATGACGGTGTTCCTGACCCCCGACGCCGAGCCGTTCTACGCCGGTACCTACTTTCCGCCGCGCGACGGCCACGGCCTGCCCAGCTTCATGCGGGTGATGGGCAGCGTGGTTCATGCCTGGACCGGGGACCGCGAGAAGATTATTGCCAACGCCCAGGCCCTCACCGCCCACGTGCGCGAGGCCGGCCGGCCGCGCCCGGTGGAGGGGGAACTGCGCGCCGACGTTCTCGACTCCGGGCTGGAACGCGCTGTGGCGAACCTGCGCCGCGTGTACGATGACGTGCAGGGCGGCTTTGGCGGGGCGCCCAGGTTTCCGGCACCCACCACCCTCGACTTTCTGCTGACCCGCCCGGAGGGGCGCAGCATGGCGCTGCATACCCTGCGGCAGATGGCCCGCGGCGGCCTCACCGATCAGCTGGGCGGGGGCTTTCACCGCTACAGCGTGGACGCGGAATGGCGCGTGCCGCATTTCGAGAAGATGCTGTACGACAATGCCCAGCTTGTGCGCACCCTGCTGCGTGCCTACCAGGTCAGCGGCGACGCCGAATTCGCCCGGCTGGCCCGCACCACCCTGAGCTACCTGGAGCGCGAGATGCTGCACGGGGGCGGCGGCTTTTTCAGTGCCCAGGACGCCGACACGGGCGGCGTGGAAGGGCTGACCTTCACCTGGACCCCGGACGAGGTCCGCGCCGTGCTGGGCGAGGGCGAGGACGCCGCGCTGCTCATGGCGCATCTGGGCATCACCGACGGGGGCAACTTTCTCGATCCCCACCGGCCCGAACACGGGCGGCGTTCGGTGCCGTTCGTGGCCCATTCAGTGGCCGAACTGGCCGCCCTGCACGGCGACAGCGAGGACCGCATCGGCATGCGGCTGGAAGGCCTGAAAAACCGGCTGCACGCCGCCCGCCAGACCCGCGAGCAGCCCGGCACCGACGACAAGGTGCTGACCTCCTGGAACGGGCTGGCCCTGGCCGCCTTTGCCGACGCGGCCCGTATCCTGCAGGAGCCGCCCTCTTTAAGGGAACACTACCTGGAGGTGGCCCGCCGCAACGCCGACTTTATCCGCACCGAACTGCGGCTGCCGGACGGCACGCTGCGCCACGTCTGGGGCGAGGGTGGGGCGAAGGTGGAGGGCCTCCTTGAAGACCACGCCCTATACGGTCTCGGACTGGTGGCGCTGTTCCAGGCGGGCGGCGACGTGGCCCATCTGGAGTGGGCGCGCGAGCTGTGGGACACGGTCCGGCGCGATTTCTGGAACGAGGACGCGGGGGTGTTCATGGCCTCTGGCGGACGGGCCGAGACGTTGCTGACCCGGCAGGCCCCCGGTTTCGACAGCGCCGTGCTCAGCGACAACGCGGCGGCAGCGTTGCTGGCGCTGTGGATGGACCGCTACTTCGCCGAGCCGGATGCCGAGGCGCTGGCCCGCCGCACCGTCCAGAGTTTCCAGGCCGACATGCTGGCGGCCAGCGGAGGCTTCGGCGGGTTGTGGCAGGCGGCGGCTTTCCTGGCCGCGCCGCATTCCGAGGTGGCGATTATCGGCACGCCCGAGGAGCGCCGCCCACTGGAAGAGGTAGCCGCAGGGGTGTTCCTGCCGTTCACGGCGCTGGCTTTCACGGGGGAGGGCGGTGATCTTCCCGTGCTGCAGGACCGTCCCGGCGGCATGGGCTACGTCTGTCGCAACCGCGCCTGTGGGTTGCCCACGCGCGACGCGGCGCAGTTCCGGCGGCAGCTGGAAGGGCTGGCAGCAGGTAAGGGCTGA
- a CDS encoding PIG-L deacetylase family protein, which yields MRSQGNRRRFGKRRRDWVLGLALLVSLGLAYAINARSALTLLYPRATAAVYALPTLPPIRAGQSVLVVSPHPDDESLCCGGIIAGAVRAGAQVSVVWVTSGDGFELNSALLDRTLRPRRTATQKLGRRRMDEAAAAAATLGIPATHLSFLGYPDGALLKMWNTPGPVRSPHTGAVHVPYARALSPGALYTASNLSRDLGDVLDRVQPDLVLLPSSSDAHRDHIATSLFTQHLLRQRGWSSRARYWIVHGGVEWPVPKGLHMTFPLLISPRGFHLAWQRADLEQQDQILKLEALKAHRSQMMLMRRFMEAFVRENELITLQETGDPVDGARSEQQDGGPSRF from the coding sequence ATGCGCAGCCAGGGGAATCGGCGGCGGTTTGGCAAGCGGCGGCGCGACTGGGTGCTGGGGCTGGCGCTGCTGGTGTCGCTGGGTCTGGCCTACGCCATTAACGCCCGCTCGGCCCTGACCCTGCTGTACCCACGCGCCACAGCCGCCGTGTACGCGCTGCCGACCCTGCCCCCCATTCGCGCCGGACAGAGTGTCCTGGTGGTCAGTCCCCATCCAGACGACGAGAGCCTGTGTTGTGGGGGAATCATTGCCGGGGCCGTGCGGGCAGGCGCCCAGGTGTCTGTGGTCTGGGTCACCAGCGGCGACGGCTTCGAGCTGAACAGCGCCCTGCTGGACCGCACCCTGCGACCGCGCCGGACCGCCACCCAGAAGCTGGGCCGCCGCCGCATGGACGAGGCCGCCGCTGCCGCCGCCACGCTGGGCATCCCGGCCACCCACCTCAGCTTCCTGGGCTACCCGGACGGAGCGCTTCTGAAGATGTGGAACACTCCCGGTCCAGTACGCTCTCCCCACACCGGCGCGGTCCACGTTCCCTATGCCCGCGCCCTGTCACCCGGCGCGCTCTACACCGCGTCCAACTTGAGCCGTGATCTGGGTGACGTGCTGGACCGCGTGCAGCCGGACCTGGTGCTGCTGCCCTCCAGCAGCGACGCCCACAGGGACCATATCGCCACCAGCCTGTTCACCCAGCACCTGCTCAGGCAACGCGGCTGGAGTTCACGGGCGCGTTACTGGATCGTGCACGGCGGCGTGGAATGGCCGGTCCCCAAGGGGCTCCACATGACCTTCCCACTGCTGATCTCGCCGCGCGGCTTTCATCTGGCTTGGCAGCGGGCCGATCTGGAACAGCAGGATCAGATCCTGAAGCTCGAGGCCCTCAAGGCCCACCGCAGCCAGATGATGCTGATGCGCCGCTTCATGGAGGCCTTTGTGCGTGAAAACGAGCTGATCACCCTGCAGGAAACCGGCGATCCCGTCGATGGAGCGCGCAGTGAGCAGCAGGACGGTGGACCCAGCCGCTTCTGA
- the rpiA gene encoding ribose 5-phosphate isomerase A produces the protein MADLEALKKEAALRAVALIESGMRVGLGTGSTAKYAIEEIGRKVHSGELTGIVGVATSEASDALAREVGLTVQALDPRPLDIAIDGADEIAPNLDLIKGLGGALLREKLTEVQARRLIIIADHSKLVNQIGEKAPLPIEIARFGFLSTIERLRQIVPGGRLRQPGAQPYVTDNGNYIYDAQVRPGGDLAALERELKGTLGVVETGLFLGMAERAFVASPDGVQELTR, from the coding sequence GTGGCTGACCTGGAGGCTCTTAAAAAAGAGGCTGCCCTGCGCGCCGTCGCCCTGATCGAGAGCGGCATGCGGGTGGGCCTGGGCACCGGCAGCACGGCGAAGTACGCCATCGAGGAAATCGGACGCAAGGTGCACAGCGGGGAACTCACCGGGATTGTGGGGGTGGCCACCAGCGAGGCCAGCGACGCTCTGGCGCGCGAGGTGGGGCTCACCGTGCAAGCCCTGGACCCGCGCCCGCTGGACATTGCCATTGACGGTGCGGACGAGATCGCCCCCAACCTCGACCTGATCAAGGGCCTGGGCGGCGCCCTGCTGCGCGAGAAGCTGACCGAGGTGCAGGCGCGGCGGCTGATCATCATTGCGGACCACAGCAAACTGGTGAACCAGATTGGCGAGAAGGCCCCGCTGCCCATCGAAATCGCCCGCTTCGGCTTCCTGAGCACCATCGAACGGCTGCGGCAGATCGTGCCCGGCGGACGCCTGCGGCAGCCCGGCGCGCAGCCCTACGTCACCGACAACGGCAACTACATCTACGACGCACAGGTGCGCCCCGGGGGTGATCTCGCCGCGCTGGAGCGCGAGCTGAAGGGAACGCTGGGCGTGGTGGAGACGGGGCTGTTTCTGGGCATGGCCGAGCGGGCCTTTGTCGCCTCGCCGGACGGGGTGCAGGAACTGACCCGCTAG
- a CDS encoding peroxiredoxin, which produces MTDSTSAPQTGETFPAFTLQDASGQAHGLNNYAGRYLVLYVYPKDDTPGCTREACDFRDSAPLRALGAAIVGVSADDADSHAQFAEKHSLPFPLLSDPDAAFLKSIGSFGPKNLYGKVTEGIKRQTFLIGPDGKLVKSWLAVSVDGHADAVAAAIEKDQTARG; this is translated from the coding sequence ATGACGGACTCCACCTCTGCTCCCCAGACCGGCGAAACGTTTCCGGCCTTCACCCTCCAGGACGCCTCCGGGCAGGCGCACGGCCTGAACAACTACGCGGGCCGGTATCTGGTGCTGTACGTGTACCCCAAGGATGACACCCCCGGCTGCACCAGGGAGGCGTGTGATTTCCGTGACAGCGCGCCGCTCAGGGCGCTGGGCGCCGCCATCGTGGGCGTCAGCGCCGACGACGCGGACAGCCATGCCCAGTTCGCCGAGAAGCACAGCCTGCCGTTTCCGCTGCTGAGTGACCCGGACGCCGCCTTCCTGAAGTCCATCGGTTCATTTGGACCCAAGAACCTGTACGGCAAGGTCACCGAGGGCATCAAACGTCAGACCTTTTTAATCGGCCCGGACGGCAAACTGGTCAAGAGCTGGCTGGCCGTCTCGGTGGACGGACACGCAGACGCGGTGGCGGCGGCCATTGAAAAGGACCAGACCGCGCGTGGCTGA
- the pulA gene encoding pullulanase-type alpha-1,6-glucosidase: protein MNPLATLLTLTLAASAAAQTLPASLYVAPLAALTQTAPAAQAAAQPIPKNVLRVRYLRPDGRYDGWGLHVWEGAANPTEWAAPLKYTGVDAGGAYWDVPLKDGAAKVGFIVHKGDEKDPGADFFAEPARGREVLVRSGKADFAYVAQETPVPPNTARINYYRPDGKYEGWGLHVWEDTTKPTEWAAPLNQTGKNDFGVYWDVPMKPDWKKLNFIVHKGDEKDPGPDMSLTAEKGNQAWMVSGNAAVNTTRPDTSVRQTGDLRKQGAIMLGRDTLAVKPGFAQPGALLTLHAAPDASLKLTPAGVDGGTTLTLEAVAGGLTPALKARVPYLANYTLLRVRAEDRGRIEAALRGQLAVSAVMPDGTVLDATGVQTAWALDDLYAYSGPLGVAWAGGKPTVRVWAPTAQDVKLRLSDADGRNEKTVAMTRDARGVWTAAGDASWKGRAYLFETKVFAPTTGKIETNLVTDPYSVGLTLNSTRSLLIDLNDAAQKPAGWDALKKPALRSVNDLSFYELHLRDFSAADATVPAAQRGTYLAFSQSGSNGMKHLKALADAGLKAVHLLPTFDIATINEDKSQWKSPGDLGKFPSNSDGQQKAVTAVKDADAYNWGYDPYHYMVPEGSYAVKADERTREYRQMVMALNAAGLRVVQDVVFNHTNAAGQAERSVLDKIVPGYYHRLNVDGAVENSTCCSNTATEHPMMRRLMIDTLVLTAKAYKVDGFRFDLMGHHMVEDMKAARAALDALTLQDDGVNGKQIYLYGEGWDFGEVQGGKRGLNATQINMFGQGIGTFNDRIRDAVRGGNPFGGLQEQGFATGLVGLPNGQPGNTDMARLLQLSDLIRVGLTGNLRDYKFTNAAGQTVTGAGVRYGDAPAGYAASPRETINYASAHDNQTLFDAVLLKAPQNATGAQRTRMQNLANSIILLGQGLPFSTSGDDLLRSKSFDTDSYNSGDWFNTIDWTGQTNGFGRGLPPAEKNGDNWNLYRPILGTAALKPSPADIQRAFDAYRDFLRVRYSSELFRMGTAAQVQQGLTFLNTGSKQIPGVIAMKLSGAVGATNPYKNIVVVFNGSGKPVTVTDAKLAGLKLGLHPALAASTDAIVKTSKYAGNGVTVPGLTTAVFVGK, encoded by the coding sequence ATGAACCCCCTGGCGACACTCCTGACGCTTACGCTGGCTGCCTCGGCAGCGGCGCAGACCCTTCCTGCCTCCCTGTATGTTGCCCCACTCGCGGCGCTGACGCAGACCGCTCCCGCCGCACAGGCGGCGGCCCAGCCGATTCCCAAGAACGTGCTGCGCGTGCGTTACCTGCGCCCCGATGGCCGGTACGACGGCTGGGGCCTGCACGTCTGGGAGGGCGCCGCCAACCCTACCGAATGGGCCGCGCCGCTGAAATACACAGGCGTGGACGCGGGCGGCGCGTACTGGGACGTGCCGCTGAAGGACGGCGCGGCCAAAGTCGGTTTTATCGTTCACAAGGGCGACGAGAAGGACCCCGGTGCGGATTTCTTTGCCGAGCCCGCCAGGGGCCGTGAGGTGCTGGTCCGCAGCGGCAAGGCTGACTTCGCCTACGTGGCGCAGGAGACCCCTGTGCCCCCCAACACCGCCCGCATCAATTATTACCGCCCGGACGGCAAATACGAAGGCTGGGGCCTGCATGTGTGGGAGGACACCACCAAGCCCACCGAGTGGGCCGCGCCGCTGAACCAGACAGGAAAAAATGACTTCGGCGTGTACTGGGACGTGCCGATGAAACCCGACTGGAAGAAACTGAATTTTATCGTCCACAAGGGCGACGAGAAGGACCCTGGCCCCGACATGTCCCTGACTGCGGAGAAGGGCAATCAGGCGTGGATGGTCAGCGGCAACGCGGCCGTCAACACCACCCGGCCCGACACCAGCGTGCGGCAGACGGGTGACCTGAGGAAGCAGGGGGCGATCATGCTGGGGCGGGACACCCTGGCCGTCAAGCCGGGCTTCGCGCAGCCGGGCGCCCTGCTGACCCTGCACGCCGCGCCCGACGCCTCGCTGAAGCTGACCCCGGCGGGCGTGGACGGCGGCACGACGCTCACGCTGGAGGCGGTGGCGGGCGGCCTGACCCCGGCCCTGAAGGCCCGGGTGCCGTACCTGGCGAACTACACGCTGCTGCGGGTGCGCGCCGAGGACCGGGGCAGGATCGAGGCGGCGCTCAGGGGTCAGCTTGCCGTGTCGGCGGTGATGCCGGACGGCACTGTGCTGGACGCGACCGGCGTGCAGACGGCCTGGGCGCTGGATGACCTGTACGCCTACAGCGGGCCGCTGGGCGTGGCCTGGGCCGGCGGCAAGCCCACTGTGCGCGTCTGGGCGCCCACGGCGCAGGACGTGAAGCTGCGGCTGAGCGACGCGGACGGCAGGAACGAGAAGACGGTGGCCATGACCCGCGACGCCAGGGGCGTGTGGACGGCGGCGGGCGACGCCAGTTGGAAGGGGCGCGCCTACCTGTTTGAAACGAAGGTCTTTGCGCCCACGACGGGAAAAATTGAGACCAATCTCGTGACCGATCCGTATTCCGTGGGCCTGACGCTGAACAGCACGCGCAGCCTCCTGATCGATCTGAACGACGCCGCCCAGAAGCCCGCCGGGTGGGACGCCCTCAAGAAGCCTGCGCTGCGCTCCGTGAACGACCTGAGTTTCTATGAACTGCACCTGCGCGATTTCAGCGCCGCCGATGCGACGGTTCCGGCAGCGCAGCGCGGCACATATCTGGCCTTTTCCCAGAGCGGCAGCAACGGCATGAAACACCTCAAGGCACTGGCCGACGCGGGCCTCAAGGCCGTTCACCTGCTGCCCACCTTCGATATCGCCACCATCAACGAGGACAAATCGCAGTGGAAGTCACCGGGTGATCTGGGCAAATTTCCCTCCAACAGCGACGGGCAGCAGAAGGCCGTGACCGCGGTCAAGGACGCCGACGCCTACAACTGGGGCTACGATCCCTACCACTACATGGTGCCGGAGGGCAGTTACGCTGTGAAGGCGGACGAGCGCACCCGGGAGTACCGCCAGATGGTCATGGCGCTGAACGCCGCCGGGTTGCGGGTGGTGCAGGACGTGGTGTTCAACCACACCAACGCGGCGGGGCAGGCCGAGCGAAGCGTGCTGGACAAAATTGTGCCCGGCTATTACCACCGCCTGAACGTGGACGGCGCGGTGGAGAACAGCACCTGCTGCTCGAACACCGCCACCGAACACCCCATGATGCGGCGGTTGATGATCGACACGCTGGTGCTGACCGCAAAAGCCTACAAGGTGGACGGCTTCCGGTTCGACCTGATGGGCCACCACATGGTGGAGGACATGAAAGCGGCGCGGGCGGCGCTGGACGCCCTGACCCTGCAGGACGACGGCGTGAACGGCAAGCAGATCTACCTGTACGGCGAGGGCTGGGACTTTGGCGAGGTGCAGGGCGGCAAGCGCGGCCTGAATGCCACCCAGATCAACATGTTCGGGCAGGGCATCGGCACTTTCAATGACCGCATTCGCGACGCGGTGCGCGGCGGCAACCCCTTTGGCGGCCTGCAGGAGCAGGGCTTCGCCACCGGACTGGTGGGCCTGCCCAATGGACAGCCGGGCAACACCGATATGGCCAGGCTGCTTCAGCTTTCTGACCTGATCCGGGTAGGACTGACCGGCAACCTGCGCGATTACAAATTCACGAACGCGGCTGGGCAAACGGTGACGGGCGCGGGCGTCAGGTACGGTGATGCGCCCGCCGGCTACGCGGCCAGCCCGCGTGAGACCATCAACTACGCCAGCGCGCACGACAACCAGACCCTGTTCGACGCGGTGCTGCTTAAGGCCCCGCAAAACGCCACAGGGGCGCAGCGCACGCGCATGCAGAACCTCGCCAACAGCATCATTCTGCTGGGCCAGGGGCTGCCGTTCAGCACCTCGGGCGACGACCTGTTGCGCTCCAAGAGCTTCGATACCGACAGCTACAACAGCGGCGACTGGTTCAATACGATTGACTGGACCGGTCAGACCAACGGCTTTGGCCGTGGCCTGCCGCCCGCCGAGAAGAACGGGGACAATTGGAACCTGTATCGCCCGATTCTGGGCACCGCGGCCCTCAAACCCAGCCCAGCCGATATCCAGCGGGCCTTCGACGCCTACCGCGATTTCCTGCGGGTGCGCTATTCCTCGGAGCTGTTCCGCATGGGCACGGCGGCCCAGGTGCAGCAGGGCCTGACCTTCCTGAACACTGGCTCCAAGCAGATTCCCGGCGTGATCGCCATGAAGCTCAGCGGGGCGGTGGGTGCCACCAACCCCTACAAAAACATTGTGGTGGTCTTCAACGGTAGCGGCAAGCCCGTGACCGTGACCGACGCGAAACTGGCGGGTCTGAAGCTGGGGCTGCACCCCGCCCTGGCTGCCAGCACCGATGCCATCGTCAAGACCAGCAAATACGCCGGGAACGGCGTGACCGTGCCAGGCCTGACGACGGCGGTGTTCGTCGGCAAGTGA